The following is a genomic window from Neurospora crassa OR74A linkage group III, whole genome shotgun sequence.
ACTTGATACATCTTGGGGATCCTCGACAGCAGTAAAAGACGGTCACGAGAACCAAGATTGTCGTTCAGCTTCGGCAGTGAACAGCAGCCCTCAACTCATGTCGCGCATCCGAAGGCATCAACGCAAACGCATAATTCAAGGGTATGGAAGCGTCTTGGGACCTTATCGGGCAAGTCAATATGTTGTAGTGGGCAGTGGATGCGGCTCGCCAAAGTTATGTACTAGTAGTGAAGGTTGACTTTCGTTCTCTACAAGTCGTTTGAGGTTTCGTTACAATTTGAACTTGAGTGACGGAAGTTTCTTCTGGCGAAGGAACCTGAAAGTATAATTTGGTTTCTGAATTTTGAGCTTGGGgaatgtagaggtagaattaAAGGTGCCGCAACAACTACGTAGATGCTCTTCGACAGCCAGAACGCATCTGGCAAACCTCAGCTTCAAACCTCAGGCTGCGTCTTCTGCATGACACCGAACTTCAATTTCCCGCGATTTATACATAAGTACGGTATCTGTACCTCGACCCTGTTGGGAAGGGGGTGCTGAAGGAGAGAATTCCGTTCCTGTGGGATACATAGGATTATCGGCCCCACATTGCGAACCAGCTACCCCGCCCTGTCGTGCCTGCCGGGCCATGCCCCTGGACATCGGTTGAACGACCCCCACCATCCCTGCATCCCACCTCGttcagcttccacttgtgtTCACATCACCAAGCCACTCCACCGCAGGCAACCTAACCTACACGGTACCCTTGTCCCTCCATCAGCCACGACTGAGTGATAGCTTCACGACCACTACCCTACACTGCAGCGACAGCATAACGGCAGCAATTATTCACTGGATTGTTTTGGTTGCTTAGCTTATATCATATCGACAACACGTCTAGCTTCACGGCCGAATCTAGCAACATGGACGACCGCAAATTAGCCTTCTTCACGGCTATTGAGGATCAAGGCGGCGTCATCGTCAAAGGTAATTCTCACAACATCCCTCTTCCAGCATAGACCCTTGTGTTCAGATATCATCCTCTTTTCTCAGCTTTAGGTCATACTTGCCGATTTTTTGTGATCACCTGTGCTAATTGTTTGCTCTGTTTGCAGAGACGCCAAAATTCGACCTTGATCTTTACATACAGAATTACAAAGGTATACATTTCCTCCCCAAAGCACAGGCGTACATATTCATATCTGACTTGAAGTATCCAGGACGTACACGGTTCGAACGTCTTTTTCATATTGGCAGGAGCTCGGTACCGCTATGTGTCGATGCACTCAAAGCTGCTGTACAGGAGGCCAAGGCTGGCAGCGACATTCTCAGGTACCAAATGGCAGTCAACTCCCTCTTCCAAGCAGCTCCCAACGAGCCCGAAGCCTTGTTGGATAAGGCATGGATGGAAtccaaggaaaaggagaatcGAGACACTACGGCTCATCTACAAGCCGAGCTTCAAGGTTATAAGAACAACTTGATCAAAGAAAGCATCAGGGTATGTTCTTCATGTGCCACCGGACAAGAGTTGAGAACCACGATACTAAGCTGATGCACTTTTGCAATTTTTTCTTACAGATGGGCAACGAGGATCTAGGGAAGCACTTTGAAGCCATCGGCGATGTCGAGGCTGCCATGGATAGCTtttggaagatgaggacggAGGTTAGCTCGACAGAACAGCTTGTCGACCTTGGGAAGCTCCTTGTCCGAGTGGCAATTGAACGCCGCGACTGGAAATCCATCGGCAATCACCTGAAGCCCCTCAATTCGGTAAACGACTCCGACCCGAAAGCCAAAGCCCTCAAAACGTACAGCAAGATTGCGAATGGCATCGCGGCGCTAGGTCAGGAACGCTACAAAGAGGCGGCGTTTTGCTTTGTCGAAGCCAGCTCCGGCGTGCCTCCCGAGATTTACAACCAGATTGCCAGCCCGAACGACGTTGCCATCTACGGCGGTCTGTTGGCGCTTGCTACCATGGATAGGCACGAGCTGCAGGCCAACCTTTTGGACAATGACTCTTTCCGCGAGTTTTTGCAACGAGAACCACACATACGCCGGGCGATCACACAATTTGTGAACGGCAGGTATGCGGCGTGCATAGAGATACTGGAGTCATATCGACCAGACTACCTCCTCGATATTTACCTGCAAAAGCACGTGCCCAAGCTGTACGCCGACATCCGCACCAAGTCCATCGTCCAGTACCTTAAACCCTTCTCCTGCGTCAGGCTGGACACAATGCAGAAGGCCTTTAACGGACCGGGCCCCTCGATCGAGGACGAGCTGTTTACCATGATCAAAGACGGGAAGCTGAACGCTCGGATCGATGCCATCAACAAGGTATGTTACTACCTTACCTGCCTCTATTTCTCCAGCGCAgtgctttttttttgtgctGACCAGACTTTTTTCCTATAACAATGAAGTCTATCACCCCAATTTCCACAGACTCTAGACAGCAAATGCAGTCAAAGGCACTCCAGACCTTGGAGAATTACGAGAAACAAGCCCTTGACAGAATCCGGCGCATGAACATCATGGCTGCCGATCTTGAAGTAAAAGGTTCTCGCAAGCCTGGAGGGATGAACGACATTCCGTTCAGCATGACCACGGATGACACTGTGAGCTTGGCCTAGGATCCCGATCTCAATAAGGAGGCCGTCAGGACCTATCTAGGGATTCCCCTAGTATCAGGCAGGAATAAGGTTCGCTGGAGCCGTGAACAGTATTCTTAGGTGGGAAAAGATAAAAGTTGAAACGCTGCCTAAGATCAGTCGCAATGATAAGTCATGAAGCAATGAAAACTTGGACGGTCTAGTGTTCCGGGCGGTATCACTTGACCGGAGATTTTTTCCTACATTGTTATGCTACTGGCGTTCACGAACAGAGGGATGTAGCTTGAAAGCCTTCATGATTATTCTAGGTACACACAATCAATGAAGAACATTTACTCCAAGCTGAAGATATAATTTCATACCCGGGGTTTGTTTCCCGAGCTCTGAGTGTCAGACTTGGTCCAATTATCGTCTCTAAAATCAATATGGGTATCACGGCCACTGTTTTCTTCCCTtgcccttccttcccccacccccctcccctgaTCGAATATGGCAATTCTTCAAATCTTACTCCCCCGCTAGACTAACCCATCAACTGCCTAATATCCTCCGGCGGCCACCTCACCTGCGCAAACGTCAAACACCGCTTGATACTCTGCAGATATTTCCTCGTCACCTCTCCACCCATGATATGTCCCCTCTCTCCATCATGCAGCTTCTCTCTAGCACTTCTCTCATGGATACCCACCATGGTCACACCAATCGGCCACGCCGCCTTACCGATACTCAACCTCAGATACCCATCATTGGCATCCACATACCTCCTCTCCTGCGCCGCCCTCACAATCTCCACAATCGCCTCCAAGATATCTTTCTCCAGATCCCCCTTTTCAAACTTGCGGAAAAGAGGGCGCATGGTTTCTTTCGACTGCACCATGGCGTTCCGCGCCGCTTGCCCCGCAAACGTGTCCGCGTTGTCTTCCTTGACCAGAGCGAGTTCCCATTCGCGGAGGACCATGTTAAAGTAAGAAGCTAGTTGACGGAACAGGTAGCGGCGCGCTTTGCGGTCGGTGGCAGGAGGGATTTCGGCCGAGGAGGCAGGGACTTTCATGTCCTTTTCAGCGACGGGGAgcaaggaggtggtgatggggccCATGGGCAATCCCAAAGCGCCGAGGCCGGCGGCCTTGCGATAGCGTCGCAGGCGAGAGAGGTGCGATtcgccgaagaggaaggcgggTTCGCCTAGGGCGCGGAGTTTGGAGGTTAATTCGTCGTCGGGCAGATCATGGGCtttgtcatcgtcgtcgtcgtcaaggtCGGAATCGTCGATGCCGGAGGCGGGCGTCCCTTCTTTATCAGCGGATTCGGAAGGGGTGGGAGGTAGCTCGGGAAGACCGAGACGCTTGCGGCGGGCGCgctcttcttcggcttctttGGCTAGGCGGCGGGCGCGTGATTCCTCGGCTAGTCGACGTTTCTTCTCCTCGCGCGCTTTGGCTTCTTCTATGGCGTCTTCTTCGCGCTTGCGCTTCAACGCGGCTTTGGCGGCGCGTTCTTCCTCGAGTCGCTTTTGCTCGGCTAGGTAGGCGGCCTGACGTTGGGCTTCGGCTTCGCGGCGGGAGATGAATTTCggggtggcggtggcggcggcggcggcggcacccTCTCCTCCGGCTCCGGGTCCTGCTCCTGCGGCTATTGAGTCGGGTTTGGTGTTAGTATCCTTTGTTGTGTTGatggttgatggtgttggtttgctggaggtggtggtgttgctggtggtgccttTTGCCTTGGCGATCTCTTTGGACATGAGGGCGGCGAAGTCCATTGTCGCGGTGTTGCTTGGGGGTgttctttccccttctcttGATAATCAATACAGAGGTCTGGTTCTTTTATCAGGCGGTCGAGATGGATTTGCGTTGTGATATCCGTGTGGAGATTGGGGTGGGTACTCTACTAGTCTAGGCTTCTGATGGTAGGTTCTGATGATCTGCCGTGATGTTGTGGTGAAATAGGTGGTTGAGGCAAGCTTCAAGTCGGGTTACGGGCGGACGTTGCACTGGAGCTCGGGTGCGACACCATTAAACTTTTCGGAGCAGTGGGACCTGAGCGTGGAACCAACCTTGAGCCGCTACACGCTAGCGCAAGGAACCAGTCAGCTCCTGCCAGCGACTTCTTTCAGCCCCAGCGGGCATGTGAACTTGTGTGAACTGCGCACTGCCGATTCCCGGCGTCAAAAGAACCGGCCCGGGTACACTTGACCCCCCCACCTGTCCGATGTCCACGGGTCGGATCGCGGCGCAGacgagggggggagggggctcCTGGATGGAAGCTAGAGCTCCCACAATCCCGCATCACTGTGAGCCGCATCTGCACTTCATATCTTCGAATATGTATGAGAATGCCTGGGGACACAACGTCATATCATATTTTGTATTCCGGTCATAGACTGCATGGTGTTAGAAGCACCAAACTTAACCTCTACTCTATGCCGTGAACAATTGAGCATCTTCATCAATCTTCCATCATTGCTTCAGAAAACATTCACGGACTATTTGCACATCGCATCGCATAAACCGAGAACAGCATTATACAGTACTCATCGATAACCCACCGCCATCATGGATCAAGCTCGGTCAGACGACCCAGCTACTCCAGTCACAAGAGAACCGCCTTTCATTGTCAGGCTCTACTATCGCACCGGCGCGTTTCATCGGTATATTTCCATCTGTATCCCCTTTATGTTTCCCCAGGCACAACAGACTGACACACTCTATTAGAATGAACGAATTCACCTCAGACTCGCACCTCCCCCTCTACGTCGAAATCCCCGCCTGGCGCTCAACCACCCTGGACGAACTAAGTCTCGACATCGCCAACGAGCAGTCACCCCATTCTTTACTTCCCCACCCAGCAATCGGCACGCGCCTCGTCTTCCGGCTCATCTACGTCGACGCGCGCAAGGACTCCTCTCGGCACGTCTCCAAAGATTTGGGAAGCGTGGTGATCGGCGCGGGCTTACCCGGAGCCAACGCAGATGCGGGGCTTCCCGACGACGACCCTTGCTACGACGATGCCCACAGGACGCTAGCCGACGCCAAGTTCATGCCGGGCGATTTTATTTCTTGCGCGATCCTGCCACCCAATGACCTGGACGGAGCGGTCGAGCCGGTGAGCGCGGCAAGGACGGGCCGCGGATCGGGGATTGGGGAAGGGAGGAGCACGGCtgcgtcgccgccgccgccgggaccgagagagaaagagggaggttACAGGGATCGAATGGGGGTGGGAGATCGATACGGTGATGAGCCCCACAAGGCGAGGGGATACCGTGGTggtaatggtggtggtggtggcggacGGTATGAATCAAACTCGTATGACTGGGGAGGACGGAGGGAAAGTAGGGGCGGGCGGAGTAATCGCCAGAGGGAGCCTGGTATCATGCCACAGGGTggttggaggagagggtTTTGAGACTTTGAGTTgcaagaggagaaggagttcCCACGGCAACGGGCTGGTGGAGGCCAGAATTATCATGGTGCATCTTGGATACCAAGGGTATATCCTTTTTTGGTGGATTTATGAGATCACTACaaacaaaagaagaggaggacacaGAAATTATTTGATGGCAGTTAATGCGCCAGAACGGCATCAAGAGCAGAAGGGAGATGTTGGCTCGGTATCACCATTCCGGATGTATGCGCGCAAGAACTCAAGCGATCTGGAGGAGTGATTCTAATATTATGTTTCCATGGGCCCAGCCTCCTCGGGTTCTGTGATCCCCTCAGACTCTTTGACGAGCGGCGGCCAGTAGTCTACCACATGTATACATCCTCGCAAGCCCCTTTGATTCCTCTCATAAGATCTCTTTAATACT
Proteins encoded in this region:
- the csn-1 gene encoding COP9 signalosome subunit 1, with the translated sequence MDDRKLAFFTAIEDQGGVIVKETPKFDLDLYIQNYKGRTRFERLFHIGRSSVPLCVDALKAAVQEAKAGSDILRYQMAVNSLFQAAPNEPEALLDKAWMESKEKENRDTTAHLQAELQGYKNNLIKESIRMGNEDLGKHFEAIGDVEAAMDSFWKMRTEVSSTEQLVDLGKLLVRVAIERRDWKSIGNHLKPLNSVNDSDPKAKALKTYSKIANGIAALGQERYKEAAFCFVEASSGVPPEIYNQIASPNDVAIYGGLLALATMDRHELQANLLDNDSFREFLQREPHIRRAITQFVNGRYAACIEILESYRPDYLLDIYLQKHVPKLYADIRTKSIVQYLKPFSCVRLDTMQKAFNGPGPSIEDELFTMIKDGKLNARIDAINKSITPISTDSRQQMQSKALQTLENYEKQALDRIRRMNIMAADLEVKGSRKPGGMNDIPFSMTTDDTVSLA
- a CDS encoding potassium channel regulatory factor, with translation MDFAALMSKEIAKAKAAGAGPGAGGEGAAAAAATATPKFISRREAEAQRQAAYLAEQKRLEEERAAKAALKRKREEDAIEEAKAREEKKRRLAEESRARRLAKEAEEERARRKRLGLPELPPTPSESADKEGTPASGIDDSDLDDDDDDKAHDLPDDELTSKLRALGEPAFLFGESHLSRLRRYRKAAGLGALGLPMGPITTSLLPVAEKDMKVPASSAEIPPATDRKARRYLFRQLASYFNMVLREWELALVKEDNADTFAGQAARNAMVQSKETMRPLFRKFEKGDLEKDILEAIVEIVRAAQERRYVDANDGYLRLSIGKAAWPIGVTMVGIHERSAREKLHDGERGHIMGGEVTRKYLQSIKRCLTFAQVRWPPEDIRQLMG
- a CDS encoding Sin3-associated polypeptide Sap18, whose translation is MDQARSDDPATPVTREPPFIVRLYYRTGAFHRMNEFTSDSHLPLYVEIPAWRSTTLDELSLDIANEQSPHSLLPHPAIGTRLVFRLIYVDARKDSSRHVSKDLGSVVIGAGLPGANADAGLPDDDPCYDDAHRTLADAKFMPGDFISCAILPPNDLDGAVEPVSAARTGRGSGIGEGRSTAASPPPPGPREKEGGYRDRMGVGDRYGDEPHKARGYRGGNGGGGGGRYESNSYDWGGRRESRGGRSNRQREPGIMPQGGWRRGF